A part of Variovorax sp. HW608 genomic DNA contains:
- a CDS encoding cysteine dioxygenase has translation MSIAALREFVIAFGHLLDTRPQEAEILDQGGALLRRLVARDDWLPDAFAKAHPERYQQFLLHADSTERFSVVSFVWGPGQATPVHDHTVWGLIGMLRGAEYSQAYRKRDAVLQPHGRPVRLAPGDVEAVSPTVGDVHRVYNAFDDRDSISIHVYGANIGAVRRHTYPADGARKPFASGYSNTQLPNLWDRSAELRRTT, from the coding sequence ATGAGCATCGCCGCGCTGCGCGAATTCGTCATCGCATTCGGCCATCTGCTCGACACCCGACCGCAAGAAGCGGAGATCCTCGACCAGGGTGGCGCTCTTCTGCGCCGGCTCGTCGCTCGCGACGACTGGCTGCCGGACGCCTTCGCCAAGGCGCATCCGGAGCGCTACCAGCAGTTCCTGCTGCATGCCGATTCCACCGAGCGCTTCTCGGTGGTGAGCTTCGTCTGGGGGCCGGGACAGGCCACGCCGGTGCACGACCACACCGTATGGGGTCTCATCGGCATGCTGCGCGGCGCGGAGTACAGCCAGGCTTATCGCAAGCGCGATGCGGTGCTGCAGCCGCATGGGCGGCCGGTGCGCCTGGCACCGGGGGATGTGGAGGCGGTGTCACCCACGGTGGGCGATGTGCATCGCGTGTACAACGCCTTCGACGATCGCGACTCGATCAGCATCCACGTCTATGGCGCCAACATCGGCGCCGTCAGAAGGCACACTTACCCGGCCGACGGCGCACGCAAGCCTTTCGCCTCCGGCTATTCCAACACGCAACTGCCCAATCTGTGGGACCGATCCGCCGAGCTTCGCCGAACAACATGA